A single genomic interval of Oxobacter pfennigii harbors:
- a CDS encoding tetratricopeptide repeat protein translates to MEQEKYYDEGEKFYIEGNYECALNSFKKCNFIEKDRTCSNYIGCCYLELNDLENAAKTFEYLIETFPDWERPIMNLGRVYLKKNMLPEALECFRKAEIINPDEEDVYFYLGLYFYKIGDYQSAIKNYEKSLNINNFQSEAQLNLGICYSKLGMQKEALSRIEFAYRMDNKSIDALFNKGMILLSMKEYKRALEVFIELNRLEQEWIKRILLIAPKSEQANKPNKILEDIRR, encoded by the coding sequence TTGGAGCAAGAAAAATACTATGATGAGGGAGAGAAATTTTATATAGAAGGTAATTACGAATGTGCATTAAATAGTTTTAAGAAGTGTAATTTTATAGAGAAAGATCGTACCTGTTCAAATTATATTGGGTGTTGTTATTTGGAGTTAAATGATTTAGAAAATGCTGCTAAAACATTTGAATACTTGATAGAAACTTTCCCCGATTGGGAAAGACCAATAATGAATTTAGGCAGAGTTTACTTAAAGAAAAATATGTTGCCAGAAGCATTAGAATGTTTTAGAAAAGCGGAAATCATAAATCCAGACGAAGAAGATGTATACTTTTATCTTGGCTTATATTTTTATAAAATTGGTGATTATCAAAGTGCAATAAAAAATTATGAAAAATCACTCAATATTAATAACTTTCAATCCGAAGCACAATTAAACCTTGGAATATGCTATTCTAAACTTGGTATGCAGAAGGAAGCACTTAGCAGGATTGAGTTTGCATATCGAATGGATAATAAATCAATAGATGCTTTATTTAATAAAGGGATGATACTGTTATCCATGAAGGAATATAAAAGAGCACTGGAAGTCTTTATAGAATTAAATAGATTGGAGCAAGAGTGGATAAAAAGGATTCTGCTAATAGCCCCTAAAAGTGAGCAGGCAAATAAGCCTAACAAGATTTTAGAAGATATAAGAAGATAA
- a CDS encoding glycoside hydrolase family 18 protein: MFIHVVKPGDTLWKIANYYRVPISGIVEVNGLPNPNLLLIGQSLIIPVEDTLYTVRWGDTLWKIAQSFGTTVQEILQINNIANPSNILPGLTLYIPSPKHTIGYGETLSQIARMYGISAQTLAEANNIEDPNMIYPGTVLVIPRKERPVIEVNGYIYQYGERGAEIVREDGRHLTYLSPFAYRIMENGNLVPIADAPSIAATYDTNTVPMMSITNFTSTELGENLAHVVLSSRGVQEVLLANIINIMKEKRYMGLNVDFENVLPEDREPYNRFLMLAVERLHPLGYFVSSALAPKVSAEQQGLLYTAHDYEAHGRILDFVILMTYEWGYRLGPPQAISPLNQIKRVLDYAVSVIPRDKIFFGFQLYARDWLLPHIRGQEAQTFSPQEAVIRATNNNATIQYDTAAQSPFFRYTDRQGRNHEVWFEDARSAQAKFDAVKEYKLRGISYWALGYPFPQNWVLLRDNFTVKKLI, encoded by the coding sequence ATGTTTATTCATGTAGTAAAGCCCGGAGATACTCTCTGGAAAATCGCAAATTATTATCGTGTGCCTATATCAGGAATAGTGGAGGTCAATGGACTGCCAAATCCAAATCTTCTATTAATCGGACAGTCCCTTATCATTCCCGTCGAAGATACTTTATATACAGTAAGATGGGGCGATACATTATGGAAGATTGCACAGTCCTTTGGAACTACGGTTCAGGAAATATTGCAAATCAACAACATAGCAAATCCCTCAAACATCCTGCCCGGCCTTACCCTATATATCCCTTCACCCAAGCATACCATCGGCTATGGCGAAACTTTATCCCAGATTGCCAGAATGTATGGCATATCAGCACAAACCTTGGCAGAAGCAAATAATATTGAAGACCCGAATATGATATATCCCGGAACAGTACTTGTTATACCTCGAAAAGAAAGGCCGGTAATTGAAGTTAACGGATACATTTACCAGTACGGCGAAAGGGGGGCTGAAATTGTCAGGGAAGATGGCAGACACTTAACTTACTTAAGTCCCTTTGCATATAGAATAATGGAAAACGGCAATCTTGTTCCCATTGCTGATGCTCCTTCCATAGCAGCAACCTATGATACAAATACTGTACCGATGATGTCCATAACGAATTTCACATCTACCGAACTGGGTGAAAATCTCGCGCACGTAGTTTTATCAAGCCGGGGTGTACAGGAAGTTCTCCTTGCCAATATCATCAATATAATGAAGGAAAAAAGATATATGGGTTTAAATGTAGATTTTGAAAATGTTCTCCCAGAAGACCGGGAGCCTTATAACCGGTTTTTAATGCTGGCGGTTGAACGGCTGCACCCATTAGGATACTTTGTTTCCAGTGCCCTTGCTCCTAAAGTAAGCGCAGAGCAGCAGGGACTTTTATACACTGCGCACGATTACGAAGCCCATGGACGAATTCTTGATTTTGTAATCCTGATGACTTACGAGTGGGGCTACCGGTTAGGTCCTCCTCAGGCGATCTCTCCTCTTAATCAGATTAAACGCGTACTTGATTATGCAGTTTCCGTTATTCCAAGGGATAAAATCTTCTTTGGCTTCCAGCTATATGCGCGCGACTGGCTGCTGCCCCATATCAGAGGCCAGGAAGCTCAGACCTTCAGCCCCCAGGAGGCTGTAATAAGGGCTACAAATAATAATGCGACTATACAATATGATACAGCTGCCCAATCTCCCTTTTTCCGTTACACAGACCGGCAGGGCAGAAACCATGAGGTCTGGTTTGAAGATGCCCGAAGCGCACAGGCAAAATTCGATGCGGTTAAGGAGTATAAGCTAAGAGGCATAAGTTACTGGGCATTAGGCTATCCCTTCCCTCAAAACTGGGTACTGTTAAGAGACAATTTTACCGTAAAAAAGCTGATATGA
- a CDS encoding efflux RND transporter periplasmic adaptor subunit: MKPGLKNETGIVAAQKNVKINKWVIILILLAAAALAAVVLLSNPKPLSVMEGTASKNNLARTIVVTGYIEAEESENHILDTTQKVVDVFVKEGDDVKKGTVLAQLDTTDLEYQLKRAVINYDTARENLNNTSVTSDNSIKQAEINLEKAKSDYEDLKKKFEANQSLYDSGYISKFDYDASKKAFSDAENQVEYMEIQLENAKRNSSEVSQKSQRDLSNTEIENLNKKIADSTITADMDGRVVKFDIVKNEYPNQDNNTIIVCDPASYKVEVEVNQYDAVKIKTGQKAVVKIKGVDKEYSGTVSKIGELAEVKVSGGNKESRIYIDVLINDIDESIRIGYEVDVDIILDEVTDVVSVGLDSIKTDADGQKYVFVAEGGKAVKRFVKTGFETDFDAEVTEGLKAGDKYILNPGNSLKEGDIIKTSL; the protein is encoded by the coding sequence ATGAAGCCAGGCTTAAAGAATGAGACAGGCATTGTAGCAGCTCAGAAAAATGTAAAAATAAATAAATGGGTTATAATTTTGATACTTTTGGCAGCAGCAGCGTTAGCCGCAGTTGTATTATTGAGCAATCCCAAGCCTTTAAGCGTTATGGAAGGAACAGCTTCAAAGAATAATCTGGCGCGGACAATAGTAGTTACAGGCTACATTGAAGCAGAAGAGAGCGAAAATCATATATTGGATACCACTCAAAAGGTGGTGGATGTCTTCGTAAAGGAAGGCGACGATGTTAAAAAGGGAACGGTGCTGGCTCAGCTTGATACAACTGATCTGGAGTATCAGCTGAAAAGAGCTGTCATAAATTATGATACTGCCAGGGAAAACCTTAATAATACCTCGGTAACCTCGGATAATTCCATAAAGCAGGCTGAAATAAACTTAGAAAAGGCTAAGAGCGATTATGAGGATTTAAAGAAGAAATTCGAAGCCAATCAATCACTTTATGACAGCGGCTATATATCAAAATTTGATTATGATGCCTCCAAGAAAGCCTTCAGCGATGCTGAAAACCAGGTTGAGTATATGGAGATTCAGCTTGAAAATGCAAAGAGGAACAGCTCGGAGGTGTCTCAGAAAAGCCAGAGGGATTTATCAAATACCGAAATTGAAAACCTCAATAAAAAGATTGCCGACAGCACCATAACTGCCGATATGGACGGAAGGGTAGTCAAATTCGATATCGTAAAGAATGAATATCCCAATCAGGATAACAATACAATAATTGTATGCGACCCGGCTTCATACAAGGTAGAGGTGGAGGTAAACCAGTATGATGCCGTAAAGATAAAAACAGGGCAAAAGGCTGTTGTAAAGATAAAAGGAGTGGACAAGGAATATTCCGGCACCGTATCTAAAATCGGTGAGCTTGCCGAGGTTAAAGTAAGCGGGGGCAACAAGGAATCCAGGATATATATTGATGTTTTGATTAATGATATCGATGAATCCATAAGGATTGGATATGAAGTTGATGTAGATATTATATTGGATGAAGTTACGGATGTGGTATCTGTTGGCTTAGACTCAATCAAGACAGATGCGGACGGACAGAAATATGTATTTGTAGCTGAAGGCGGCAAGGCTGTGAAAAGATTTGTTAAAACAGGCTTTGAAACGGATTTTGATGCGGAAGTTACCGAAGGCTTGAAGGCCGGGGACAAATATATATTAAACCCGGGAAATTCCCTTAAAGAAGGGGACATTATAAAAACTTCTTTATAA
- a CDS encoding metallophosphoesterase family protein → MAFRFLHMADIHFDTPFLSRNEEVRRLLKESMQNAFKAGVELAVKSAAHAFLIAGDLFDNDNLSYKTAKFLYEQLDRLNDAGIMVFYAAGNHDPEAIIHKFNFMKWPEYVYIFDRAEPEKVFVKDTDGNVVGVVHGAGHESKREGRNLAKAFGKAVPGVPNVGLLHTFVTGLKVSLGYENYAPCSLEDLKGLDYSYWALGHIHKRAEILDKPMAVYPGNLIGRNPNETGPKGAYLVEIEENNGLKINFHELSPIIWDTVLIDDISDAYDFKRLEDKIYSSVTGYINEKGYDKKLILRGILKGSSPLYKELKNEENVEELQDSLKDRLGAVSFELICDDLQRSIDLKEYAGGTHVIGAALKILDDIKENPRLLLSLKPDSLAGFMGGNEEETINYLKSLLDNMEAEVVYRMTGGDGNEV, encoded by the coding sequence ATGGCATTTAGGTTTTTGCATATGGCCGATATCCATTTTGACACACCTTTTTTGTCAAGGAATGAAGAGGTCAGAAGATTATTAAAAGAATCCATGCAAAATGCATTTAAAGCAGGGGTAGAGCTGGCTGTAAAGTCAGCTGCCCATGCTTTTTTAATAGCCGGAGATTTGTTTGATAACGATAATTTAAGCTACAAAACGGCTAAATTTTTATATGAGCAATTGGACAGGCTTAATGATGCAGGCATAATGGTTTTTTATGCAGCAGGAAATCATGACCCTGAAGCTATTATACATAAGTTCAATTTCATGAAGTGGCCGGAGTATGTATATATATTTGACAGGGCAGAACCGGAGAAGGTTTTTGTAAAGGATACTGATGGAAATGTAGTTGGCGTCGTTCACGGAGCAGGCCATGAAAGCAAAAGAGAAGGCAGAAATCTTGCAAAAGCCTTTGGAAAGGCAGTGCCTGGTGTGCCTAATGTAGGTCTTTTGCATACCTTTGTAACCGGCCTTAAGGTGTCTTTGGGCTATGAAAATTACGCACCCTGCTCTTTGGAGGATTTGAAGGGCCTTGATTATTCCTATTGGGCACTGGGTCACATACATAAAAGAGCGGAGATTCTGGACAAACCTATGGCAGTTTATCCGGGAAATTTAATAGGAAGAAATCCCAATGAAACGGGGCCGAAGGGTGCTTATCTGGTGGAGATAGAGGAAAATAATGGGTTAAAGATAAACTTTCATGAACTGTCCCCTATCATTTGGGATACAGTTCTTATTGATGACATATCTGATGCCTATGATTTTAAGAGACTGGAGGATAAGATCTATTCTTCTGTTACCGGGTATATAAATGAAAAGGGTTATGATAAAAAGCTTATTTTAAGGGGGATTTTGAAAGGCAGCAGCCCCCTTTATAAAGAGCTTAAAAATGAGGAAAATGTTGAGGAGCTTCAGGACAGCTTAAAGGATAGATTAGGAGCTGTATCTTTTGAATTGATTTGCGATGATTTGCAAAGATCCATTGACTTGAAGGAATATGCGGGAGGTACCCATGTTATAGGAGCAGCCCTTAAAATCCTGGATGATATCAAAGAAAATCCCCGGCTTTTATTAAGCTTAAAGCCTGACAGCCTTGCAGGGTTCATGGGGGGAAATGAGGAAGAGACAATCAATTATCTGAAAAGCCTCCTTGATAATATGGAAGCCGAGGTTGTTTACAGAATGACAGGAGGGGATGGCAATGAAGTTTAA
- a CDS encoding AAA family ATPase: MKFKSIKAKSFGCLEDWESPEITQDIIVVYGNNEAGKSTVFNMINTLIYGWNPASRDLNPYIPWGQSQGECSAGLTLNDGSTMEVNRRLKSTAEGKIIKDEKLIPIGNNAIEGAEYLPRQVFDEIYSITLEQLRFPHNSVWQKVQDQLLGGQYASFIQPVSKVISKLVLESNSLWRPDRHGNPMDKKLKEELKELNKKLTDSLENEKRISGISKRLDEIKDEISDIIERKSRLIFLMDKTERLHPVKKKLQNLKELNEKAEGAKNYDFLPQNPREELKRLDIKTDNLDKKLKEAVLTKNETESKLDVYSPLDKLIYENRDKIKLAIKSYGQNISDINAASDLSNGLLRFKDRIVNKAKECLQGGWTSESLKALKAIDEAELRAGLSSFKKANYNYKEHNLRMAARKSHAQADEGIMFYIISALLIIIGLTSFVLSTGSLIKVIFALVFSTGIITLYAAYSQKSKVNKGSGLKEEEKQLRKLDTLREEALNKVKASLKGLNIAALRLEEPDDSLLVDVNTLKSLLNDWEEIKNKKDIIDKRLSKGQQEISVLLNILSLKGSGDILSTINMLDNLMDKAEENYNIHNNCLARLNEIQKAVEEIQKELKETIYLKEEILKGIQTLDGENNHEKLLKLEELRDFRQRAHNIKGELEREYIGLEGIIEEINKLSGQPEFILDEESLARAKAEREQLDNLLNNLNMEAGSKLKEMEQRQEERAADDIKGEIESLEILRKRNAIERDRLQLMKNIIAFSDRKFRDENQPDILLRAGKYLETITGGRYDRLYILEDTDTYLEVRLKDTKETIDVNKALSRGTKEQIYLSLRLGLLDHLDDKKESFPLFLDEALVNWDSFRLNNVLTLLKDISKKRQVFIFTCHKWFKDILEKDIKGQVINL, from the coding sequence ATGAAGTTTAAAAGCATTAAAGCAAAGAGCTTTGGCTGTCTTGAAGACTGGGAGTCCCCTGAAATAACACAAGACATAATAGTGGTATACGGAAATAATGAAGCGGGAAAATCAACGGTTTTTAATATGATAAATACCCTTATTTACGGCTGGAATCCTGCTTCAAGGGATTTAAATCCTTACATACCCTGGGGGCAAAGTCAAGGTGAGTGCAGCGCAGGCCTGACTTTAAATGACGGAAGCACTATGGAGGTAAACCGGCGTTTAAAGAGCACGGCTGAAGGCAAAATTATCAAGGATGAAAAGCTGATACCTATTGGAAACAATGCCATAGAAGGGGCTGAATACCTGCCCCGGCAGGTATTTGATGAGATTTATTCCATTACTTTGGAACAGCTTCGTTTTCCCCATAACTCGGTGTGGCAGAAGGTACAGGATCAACTGCTGGGCGGGCAGTATGCTTCCTTTATTCAGCCTGTTTCAAAGGTCATATCAAAATTAGTTTTGGAGTCTAACAGCCTGTGGAGGCCGGACAGGCATGGGAACCCCATGGATAAAAAGCTTAAAGAAGAATTAAAGGAGCTTAATAAAAAGCTTACGGATTCCTTGGAAAACGAAAAAAGAATAAGCGGTATTTCAAAAAGGCTGGATGAAATTAAGGATGAAATATCGGACATAATCGAGAGAAAATCCCGGCTGATATTTCTTATGGATAAAACCGAAAGGCTTCACCCTGTAAAAAAGAAGCTTCAAAATTTAAAGGAATTAAATGAAAAAGCAGAAGGGGCAAAAAATTATGATTTTCTGCCTCAAAACCCGCGCGAAGAATTAAAAAGGCTTGATATAAAAACAGATAACCTTGATAAAAAACTCAAGGAAGCAGTATTAACTAAAAATGAAACGGAGTCAAAGCTTGATGTGTACTCTCCATTGGACAAGCTTATTTATGAAAACAGGGATAAAATAAAGCTTGCCATAAAATCCTACGGGCAAAACATAAGCGATATTAATGCAGCCTCGGATTTGAGCAATGGATTGCTCCGTTTTAAAGACAGAATTGTGAATAAAGCAAAGGAATGCCTGCAAGGAGGCTGGACGTCAGAATCCCTGAAGGCACTTAAAGCCATAGATGAAGCAGAATTAAGAGCCGGCCTTAGCTCATTCAAAAAGGCAAACTACAATTATAAAGAGCATAATTTAAGGATGGCGGCGAGAAAAAGCCATGCTCAAGCAGATGAGGGTATTATGTTTTATATAATTTCAGCACTTCTCATTATCATAGGCTTGACAAGCTTTGTATTAAGCACCGGAAGCCTTATAAAAGTAATTTTTGCTCTTGTATTTTCAACCGGAATTATAACCTTGTATGCAGCTTATTCACAAAAAAGCAAAGTCAATAAGGGTTCAGGTTTAAAGGAAGAAGAAAAGCAGTTAAGAAAGCTTGACACCTTGAGGGAAGAGGCGCTGAACAAAGTTAAAGCATCTCTTAAGGGTTTAAATATTGCAGCTTTGAGGCTTGAAGAACCGGACGACAGCCTCCTTGTGGATGTGAATACGTTAAAATCATTGTTGAATGACTGGGAAGAGATAAAAAATAAAAAAGATATTATAGATAAAAGACTAAGCAAAGGACAGCAAGAAATATCGGTGCTTTTAAATATTCTCTCCTTGAAAGGCAGCGGAGATATTTTAAGTACCATAAATATGCTGGATAATCTAATGGATAAGGCTGAAGAAAATTACAATATCCATAATAATTGTCTTGCCAGGCTTAATGAAATCCAGAAGGCAGTTGAAGAAATCCAGAAAGAGCTGAAAGAAACTATTTATTTAAAAGAAGAAATATTAAAAGGAATACAGACCTTAGACGGAGAAAATAACCATGAGAAGCTTTTGAAATTAGAAGAGCTTAGGGATTTCAGGCAAAGGGCTCATAATATAAAAGGGGAATTAGAAAGGGAATACATAGGCCTTGAGGGTATAATTGAGGAAATAAATAAGCTAAGTGGCCAGCCTGAATTTATTCTGGATGAGGAGTCCCTGGCAAGGGCTAAGGCAGAACGGGAACAGCTGGATAATCTTTTGAATAATTTAAATATGGAAGCCGGTTCTAAGTTAAAGGAAATGGAGCAGAGGCAGGAAGAGCGGGCTGCCGATGATATTAAGGGTGAAATTGAAAGCCTTGAAATTTTGAGAAAAAGAAATGCAATTGAAAGGGACCGCCTTCAATTGATGAAAAATATAATAGCCTTTTCGGACCGTAAATTCAGAGATGAAAATCAGCCCGACATTCTTTTAAGGGCCGGGAAATATCTTGAAACCATAACGGGTGGACGCTATGACAGGCTTTATATTCTTGAGGATACAGACACTTACCTGGAGGTAAGGCTAAAAGACACGAAGGAAACCATAGATGTAAACAAAGCCTTAAGCCGGGGCACAAAGGAGCAGATTTACCTTTCTCTTCGCTTAGGCTTATTGGATCATCTCGATGATAAAAAGGAAAGCTTCCCCTTATTTTTAGATGAAGCCCTGGTCAACTGGGACAGCTTCAGGCTTAACAATGTCCTGACCTTATTAAAGGATATATCAAAAAAGCGGCAGGTTTTCATATTCACATGCCATAAATGGTTTAAGGATATTTTAGAAAAGGACATCAAGGGACAGGTTATAAATTTGTGA
- a CDS encoding sulfite exporter TauE/SafE family protein: protein MQVTLQTFIIVCPLIFLAGFIDSIAGGGGLISLPAYLFAGFPVHFAYGTNKFSSAIGTVFSTYRFIKNKQYHMKTAAYSVISALIGSYLGARAALMLSDIYLQYCLIVLLPIIAIFLLTRRNFGEKNNEEIQLSDKKIIILSILSGLIIGAYDGFFGPGTGTFLILTYTGLMGFSMTMAAGNAKLVNLASNIAALFTFLAGGKIMFLVGIPAAFFGILGHWIGSGLALKNGSKIIKPVLVVVFILLFVKIGMDLFN, encoded by the coding sequence ATGCAAGTGACGTTACAGACCTTCATAATCGTATGCCCATTGATTTTTTTAGCAGGTTTTATTGATTCCATAGCAGGCGGAGGAGGACTTATCTCCCTCCCTGCATATTTGTTTGCCGGATTTCCCGTCCATTTTGCCTACGGCACAAATAAGTTTTCCTCGGCAATAGGAACGGTTTTTTCCACCTACAGGTTTATTAAAAACAAGCAGTACCACATGAAAACTGCAGCTTATTCCGTTATAAGCGCCCTTATCGGTTCATACTTAGGAGCAAGGGCAGCCCTTATGCTCAGCGACATATATCTTCAATACTGCCTTATAGTGCTCTTGCCCATAATCGCCATATTCTTATTGACAAGAAGAAACTTCGGAGAAAAAAACAATGAGGAAATACAACTATCCGATAAAAAGATTATTATATTATCCATATTATCCGGACTTATAATAGGTGCCTATGACGGTTTCTTCGGCCCCGGCACCGGTACATTTTTAATATTAACCTATACGGGGCTGATGGGATTTTCTATGACAATGGCTGCCGGAAACGCCAAGCTTGTAAATCTGGCCTCTAATATAGCCGCGCTGTTCACATTCTTAGCCGGCGGAAAAATCATGTTCCTTGTAGGAATACCCGCAGCTTTCTTTGGAATTCTGGGACACTGGATAGGCTCCGGACTTGCCCTCAAAAACGGCTCTAAAATCATAAAGCCTGTGCTGGTAGTGGTATTTATTTTACTCTTCGTAAAAATCGGTATGGACCTGTTTAATTAA
- the rnhC gene encoding ribonuclease HIII, producing MAKNKFEYYDEMKEHLEEGGYTVGEYREINYGLQFDIVREDKKSVMRIYESKKGLRPDTSQIKDGELLQYITGESRGKIRDDNGADPAELIGTDESGKGDYFGPLVIAGVYVNEENARKLKAMGADDSKRLTDKQIAKLAESIKKVCPYSVVVIGNEKYNELYEKIKNLNKLLAWGHARVIENVLSKVDCKYVLSDQFGDENLIKNALMEKGKTITLFQRPRAEENTAVAAASILARDEFVSRIKQLEEAFQMEFPKGASAMTVEAARKFVETYEREKLSLVSKLHFKTTGQI from the coding sequence TTGGCAAAGAACAAGTTTGAATATTATGATGAAATGAAGGAACATTTGGAGGAAGGCGGATATACCGTCGGAGAATATAGGGAGATAAATTACGGGCTGCAGTTTGATATAGTGAGGGAAGACAAAAAGTCCGTCATGAGGATTTACGAGAGCAAGAAGGGCTTAAGGCCGGATACGTCCCAGATAAAGGACGGAGAACTGCTGCAGTACATAACGGGAGAAAGCAGAGGAAAGATAAGGGATGACAACGGCGCCGATCCGGCAGAATTGATAGGTACCGATGAATCGGGAAAAGGTGATTATTTCGGGCCGTTAGTTATTGCCGGAGTGTATGTAAATGAGGAAAATGCAAGGAAGCTAAAGGCTATGGGGGCAGATGACAGCAAAAGATTGACGGATAAACAGATAGCAAAGCTGGCGGAGTCTATAAAGAAGGTATGCCCTTATTCTGTTGTTGTAATAGGCAACGAAAAATATAATGAGCTTTATGAGAAGATAAAAAATTTAAACAAGCTCTTGGCCTGGGGACATGCCAGGGTAATAGAAAATGTATTATCCAAAGTGGATTGCAAGTACGTTTTATCCGACCAGTTTGGCGATGAAAATTTAATAAAAAATGCTCTTATGGAAAAAGGGAAAACCATAACACTTTTTCAAAGACCAAGGGCAGAAGAAAATACAGCCGTTGCTGCTGCCAGCATTCTTGCAAGGGATGAATTCGTGTCAAGGATTAAGCAATTAGAAGAAGCATTTCAAATGGAATTCCCAAAAGGCGCATCGGCTATGACTGTTGAGGCGGCAAGAAAATTCGTTGAAACCTATGAGCGTGAAAAATTGTCATTGGTATCAAAGCTGCATTTTAAAACCACAGGTCAAATTTAG